In the genome of Mucisphaera calidilacus, one region contains:
- a CDS encoding YraN family protein has translation MKRLISNVRDWLQGRNHHRIGQSGRWAERIAAQHLKTRRYRILATNLRVGRGELDLLALDPDKTTHVVVEVKAATSDAPRWRPEHHANPAKQRQLLRLTQQLIKQRSLGHHPWRIDLITVTQTEPDTPPTIRHHTNFVQL, from the coding sequence ATGAAACGCCTCATCAGCAACGTCCGGGACTGGCTCCAGGGCCGCAACCACCACCGCATCGGCCAGTCCGGTCGATGGGCCGAACGCATCGCCGCTCAACACCTCAAAACCCGCCGCTACCGCATCCTCGCCACCAACCTCCGCGTCGGCCGAGGCGAACTCGACCTCCTCGCCCTCGACCCCGACAAGACCACCCACGTCGTCGTCGAGGTCAAGGCCGCCACCAGCGACGCCCCCCGCTGGCGACCCGAACACCACGCCAACCCCGCCAAGCAACGACAACTCCTCCGCCTCACCCAGCAGCTCATCAAGCAGCGCAGCCTCGGCCACCACCCCTGGCGCATCGACCTCATCACCGTTACGCAAACCGAACCCGACACCCCGCCCACCATCCGCCACCACACCAACTTCGTCCAGCTCTGA
- a CDS encoding RNA polymerase sigma factor — MTQAPLPDDLTKATDEQLLAAYRTGSDLAFETLLTRYERELLFFVTRFVKERAAAEDVFQETFIQLHLSADTFDPTRKFRPWLFTIAANKARDYLRKASRRQATTLSTTLGDEDGPELIDLLQADLPLPDQHAEDNETREKVRQAVSELPEHLREVLLLAYFHQFAYKEIAEMLSVPLGTVKSRLHAAVGTFADLWKTRTNHRTDDTPTA; from the coding sequence GTGACCCAAGCCCCACTCCCCGACGACCTGACCAAGGCGACCGACGAACAGCTCCTCGCCGCCTACCGGACCGGCAGCGACCTCGCCTTCGAGACCCTGCTCACCCGATACGAGCGCGAACTGCTCTTCTTCGTCACACGATTCGTCAAGGAACGCGCCGCCGCCGAAGACGTCTTCCAGGAAACCTTCATCCAGCTCCACCTCTCCGCCGACACCTTCGACCCCACCCGTAAATTCCGGCCCTGGCTCTTCACCATCGCCGCCAACAAGGCCCGCGACTACCTCCGCAAGGCCTCACGCCGACAGGCCACCACGCTCTCCACCACCCTGGGCGACGAGGACGGACCCGAGCTCATCGACCTGCTCCAGGCCGACCTCCCCCTCCCCGATCAGCACGCCGAGGACAACGAAACCCGCGAGAAAGTCCGTCAGGCCGTCTCCGAACTGCCCGAACACCTCCGCGAAGTGCTCCTGCTCGCCTACTTTCACCAGTTCGCCTACAAGGAAATCGCGGAAATGCTTTCCGTGCCCCTCGGCACCGTCAAGAGCCGGCTCCACGCCGCCGTCGGTACCTTCGCCGATCTCTGGAAGACCAGAACAAACCACCGAACCGACGACACCCCGACCGCGTAA
- a CDS encoding peptidyl-prolyl cis-trans isomerase, which yields MRRHPITCLLLALILQGCADRSPLDTGLSDDDFVAERPSESSTPEPQAQPETQPVAAEPLPIRLDSSDLDEPLRQPQPQPDTARSWTIDGMVGQVNGRAIYARTVLEPLELLLARNARELDARAFEREAQRAVAQRLREIVQNRLMLASAERDLNEQQRMILDATLRYQRDELIRQYGRGSLAVAEQQLMLREGLTLDEKIEEYRQQFLIRGFQVKHLRPMINVRRHDIERYYREHYDDYNPPVEQTIRMIRVSDEKQAERVLLALASDYTFEEVANTPVNQMLGGGRFDGLIGEQPLKDPILNEAIASLESGDWAGPIVLDNQYTFIELVERHEPEAQTLTEAQREIREALVSRQLRTLSTEYQQKLMTGSNYTPVEQMLNVVMDIVMTRYAITTTTAASP from the coding sequence ATGCGCCGCCACCCCATCACCTGCCTCCTCCTGGCCCTGATCCTCCAGGGCTGCGCCGACCGCTCCCCCCTCGACACCGGCCTCTCAGATGATGACTTCGTCGCCGAACGCCCGTCCGAATCGTCCACGCCCGAACCACAGGCCCAACCCGAAACCCAACCCGTCGCCGCCGAACCGCTCCCCATCCGTCTCGACTCCTCCGACCTCGACGAACCCCTACGCCAGCCCCAGCCCCAACCCGACACCGCCCGGAGCTGGACCATCGACGGCATGGTCGGGCAGGTCAACGGCCGAGCCATCTACGCTCGCACCGTCCTCGAACCCCTCGAACTGCTGCTCGCACGCAACGCCCGCGAACTCGACGCCCGCGCCTTCGAACGCGAGGCCCAGCGGGCCGTCGCCCAGCGACTCCGCGAGATCGTCCAGAACCGACTCATGCTCGCCTCCGCCGAACGCGACCTCAACGAGCAGCAACGCATGATCCTCGACGCCACACTCCGCTACCAACGCGACGAACTCATCCGGCAGTACGGCCGAGGATCGCTCGCCGTCGCCGAACAGCAGCTCATGCTCCGCGAAGGACTCACCCTCGACGAAAAAATCGAGGAGTACCGCCAGCAGTTCCTCATCCGGGGCTTCCAGGTCAAGCACCTCCGACCCATGATCAACGTCCGACGACACGACATCGAACGCTACTACCGCGAGCACTACGACGACTACAACCCCCCCGTCGAACAGACCATCCGCATGATCCGCGTCAGCGACGAAAAACAGGCCGAACGCGTCCTCCTCGCGCTCGCCTCCGACTACACCTTCGAAGAAGTCGCCAACACGCCCGTCAACCAGATGCTCGGCGGCGGACGCTTCGACGGGCTCATCGGCGAACAACCCCTCAAAGACCCCATCCTCAACGAGGCCATCGCCAGCCTCGAATCGGGCGACTGGGCCGGACCCATCGTCCTCGACAACCAGTACACCTTCATCGAACTCGTCGAACGCCACGAACCCGAAGCACAAACCCTCACCGAAGCCCAACGCGAGATCCGCGAGGCCCTCGTCTCCCGACAACTCCGCACGCTCTCCACCGAGTACCAGCAGAAACTCATGACCGGCTCCAACTACACGCCCGTCGAGCAGATGCTCAATGTCGTCATGGACATCGTCATGACCCGCTACGCCATCACTACCACCACCGCCGCCTCACCATGA
- a CDS encoding type I 3-dehydroquinate dehydratase: MTLLAVPIMVEDLEHALRAAMLAGEGGADVVEYRVDRVADDIELVKTLVDRSPLPCLLTCRPVWEGGDYDGAETDRISLIEAAGLVTRPPAYVDVELKAYESSANLRQKVHLVVEHDEQVRRVEAGLILSSHDFEGRPSDLLRRVSAMVDAEACRVVKLAWRARSIRDNLEAFDLSAETPKPTIALCMGEFGLPSRVLAKKFGAHLTFASLDAASGTAPGQPTLEQMKRLYRWDRIGPETKVFGVIGHPVGHSLSPAIHNAGFDAVHPDPSSLTRDTGTVDFGFDGVYLPLPVAPGYEPFKASVGAWLDHEKLDFCGASVTLPHKEHLLRFVAERGGEIEALASRIAAANTLTVREDGSLYASNTDYAAALDALCDGLEITWEGLRGLRVAVLGAGGVARALVAGFAYAGAEVVIVNRTAARAEALASAFDGGATMAGGSARVSAKPMDVLCAEGCDAVVNCTSVGMHPDVGVSPASPELFEGRGRPRVVFDTIYNPRMTRLLVDAASAGCRVVTGDEMFVRQAAGQFELWTQHPAPVGVFRQVMAEALGV; the protein is encoded by the coding sequence ATGACGTTACTGGCCGTCCCCATCATGGTCGAGGATCTGGAGCATGCCTTGCGCGCCGCGATGCTGGCGGGCGAGGGTGGTGCTGACGTGGTGGAGTATCGGGTGGATCGGGTGGCGGACGACATCGAACTGGTGAAGACGCTGGTGGACCGTTCGCCTCTGCCCTGTCTGCTGACGTGCCGGCCGGTGTGGGAGGGGGGTGACTACGACGGTGCGGAGACGGACCGTATCAGCCTGATCGAGGCGGCGGGACTGGTGACGCGTCCGCCGGCTTACGTGGATGTGGAACTGAAGGCCTATGAAAGCTCGGCGAATCTGCGTCAGAAGGTTCACCTGGTGGTGGAGCATGATGAGCAGGTGCGCAGGGTGGAGGCGGGGCTGATTCTGTCGTCGCACGATTTCGAGGGTCGGCCGAGCGACCTGCTCCGGCGTGTGAGCGCGATGGTGGACGCGGAGGCGTGTCGTGTGGTGAAGCTGGCGTGGCGGGCGCGTTCGATCCGTGACAACCTGGAGGCGTTTGATCTGTCGGCGGAGACGCCTAAGCCGACGATCGCTTTGTGCATGGGTGAGTTCGGGTTGCCTTCGCGTGTGCTGGCGAAGAAGTTCGGGGCGCACCTGACGTTTGCGTCGCTGGACGCGGCATCGGGGACGGCGCCGGGTCAGCCGACGCTTGAGCAGATGAAGCGGTTGTACCGCTGGGACCGGATCGGGCCGGAGACGAAGGTGTTCGGCGTGATCGGTCATCCCGTGGGGCATTCGCTGAGTCCGGCGATTCACAACGCGGGTTTTGACGCGGTCCATCCGGACCCGTCGTCGCTGACCCGTGATACGGGGACGGTGGACTTCGGGTTCGACGGGGTTTACCTGCCGCTGCCGGTCGCGCCGGGTTATGAGCCGTTCAAGGCGAGTGTGGGCGCGTGGCTGGACCACGAGAAGCTGGATTTTTGCGGGGCGTCGGTGACGCTGCCGCACAAGGAGCACCTGCTGCGTTTTGTGGCGGAGCGTGGTGGCGAGATTGAGGCGTTGGCGTCGCGGATCGCAGCGGCGAACACGCTGACGGTTCGTGAAGACGGCTCGTTGTACGCGAGCAACACGGATTACGCGGCGGCGCTGGACGCGTTGTGCGACGGGTTGGAGATCACGTGGGAGGGGTTGCGTGGGCTTCGTGTGGCGGTGCTGGGTGCGGGCGGCGTGGCGCGGGCGCTGGTGGCCGGTTTTGCATACGCGGGGGCCGAGGTGGTGATCGTGAACCGGACGGCGGCGCGGGCGGAGGCGTTGGCTTCGGCGTTTGACGGCGGCGCAACGATGGCGGGCGGGTCGGCGCGGGTGTCGGCGAAGCCGATGGACGTGTTGTGCGCGGAGGGCTGCGACGCGGTGGTGAACTGCACGTCGGTGGGGATGCATCCGGACGTGGGTGTGAGTCCGGCGTCGCCTGAGCTGTTCGAGGGTCGGGGTCGGCCGAGGGTGGTTTTTGACACGATCTACAACCCGCGGATGACGCGGCTGCTGGTGGACGCGGCGTCGGCGGGGTGTCGGGTGGTGACGGGTGACGAGATGTTCGTGCGTCAGGCGGCGGGTCAGTTTGAGTTGTGGACGCAGCACCCGGCGCCGGTGGGCGTGTTCCGCCAGGTGATGGCTGAGGCGCTGGGCGTCTGA